In one window of Macadamia integrifolia cultivar HAES 741 chromosome 2, SCU_Mint_v3, whole genome shotgun sequence DNA:
- the LOC122070515 gene encoding rRNA methyltransferase 1, mitochondrial yields the protein MNCKFAKTHALPMVFRVSSQSKCSQHFQSMKTQLFSNGFHPICLESLNGVKFRSLSGLCCHRTTGTLPVLKPINFSTGFHSSTSRFSRRVNPRNLSGRVHLRNTLQAARLIGTRNFSNGSRRKAMEGSRGAGDKKTFPWIAAYNNKKSKGLEKLQNGKTSRSSWEESADVFLKKNGGEYVAGYVDGESRAVDMMGSRRSSPLERDESVGIEENDAEIDSDPRWNKIRSRYRKITEFDSEAGLENPDLRRWNKQENWGRKTWKEATPSTIPKMVGEAVYGVGPVLAALSAGTREFYALHVQEGLDLSSNNRKKKDKKGFEKVLKIAERIGLTITQSSKHDLNMVVDNRPHQGLVLDASPLEMISIRELDPVSVEEEKGPLWVALDEVMDPQNLGAIIRSAYFFGATGVVLCAKNSAPLSGVVSKASAGSLELMELRCCKNMMQFLTSSVENGWRVLGGSVSSKAVPLNEVLPGAPTVLVLGSEGTGLRPLVERSCTQLIRIPGNILPVSAGRLQVEETEIMDRGCSGEEFQSFLAVESLNVSVAAGVLLHYLAGSNINNHNSH from the coding sequence ATGAATTGTAAATTTGCAAAGACTCATGCCCTTCCcatggtttttagggtttcatcTCAATCCAAATGTTCTCAACACTTTCAGAGCATGAAAACCCAATTGTTCTCAAATGGGTTTCATCCAATTTGCTTGGAAAGCCTCAATGGAGTTAAATTTAGGAGCCTATCTGGTTTGTGCTGTCACCGAACCACAGGAACTCTCCCAGTGCTTAAACCCATTAATTTCTCAACTGGTTTTCATTCGAGCACCTCTCGTTTCAGTAGAAGAGTAAATCCCAGAAATCTCTCAGGTAGGGTTCATCTGAGAAACACCCTACAAGCTGCTCGTCTAATAGGAACTAGAAATTTCTCAAATGGGTCTCGTCGGAAAGCCATGGAAGGTAGCAGGGGAGCAGGAGACAAGAAAACCTTTCCTTGGATAGCAGCTTACAATAACAAGAAATCGAAAGGGTTGGAAAAACTACAGAATGGGAAGACTAGTCGATCTTCCTGGGAGGAATCTGCAGACGTATTCTTAAAGAAAAACGGTGGAGAGTATGTTGCAGGGTATGTAGACGGTGAGAGTAGAGCGGTGGATATGATGGGAAGTCGTAGGAGTAGTCCTTTGGAAAGGGATGAAAGCGTGGGAATAGAAGAAAACGATGCTGAGATTGATAGTGATCCAAGGTGGAATAAGATTAGAAGTAGGTACAGGAAAATTACGGAATTCGATTCGGAGGCTGGGCTGGAAAATCCTGATTTGCGAAGGTGGAATAAACAGGAAAATTGGGGTAGAAAGACTTGGAAGGAGGCTACACCATCTACGATACCGAAGATGGTCGGTGAAGCAGTATACGGCGTTGGTCCAGTTTTAGCAGCGTTGTCGGCAGGAACAAGAGAATTTTATGCTCTTCATGTCCAAGAAGGTTTGGATTTGAGTAGCAAtaataggaagaagaaagacaagAAGGGATTTGAGAAGGTTCTGAAAATAGCTGAAAGAATCGGATTGACCATTACACAATCGTCAAAGCATGACCTCAATATGGTTGTGGATAATCGTCCCCATCAGGGTTTGGTATTAGATGCTTCTCCATTGGAGATGATAAGCATACGGGAACTCGATCCTGTTTCagtagaggaagagaagggTCCTCTCTGGGTTGCTTTAGATGAGGTTATGGACCCTCAGAACCTAGGGGCCATTATCCGGTCTGCTTATTTCTTTGGAGCTACAGGGGTGGTGTTGTGTGCAAAGAATTCAGCTCCATTGAGTGGTGTTGTGAGCAAAGCTAGTGCAGGTTCACTTGAATTGATGGAGTTGAGATGTTGCAAAAATATGATGCAGTTTTTGACATCTTCTGTGGAGAATGGATGGAGGGTTCTAGGTGGTTCTGTTTCTTCAAAAGCTGTTCCTTTAAATGAGGTTTTGCCTGGAGCACCAACTGTTCTGGTGTTGGGCAGTGAAGGCACTGGGTTGAGGCCTTTAGTTGAGAGATCTTGTACTCAGTTGATAAGAATCCCAGGAAACATTCTCCCTGTCTCTGCAGGGAGACTTCAAGTTGAGGAAACTGAAAT